The following coding sequences are from one Rutidosis leptorrhynchoides isolate AG116_Rl617_1_P2 chromosome 11, CSIRO_AGI_Rlap_v1, whole genome shotgun sequence window:
- the LOC139877298 gene encoding uncharacterized protein translates to MKLSGVLAVVALIIAVTSTLVHSCPPSDRDALLAFKAGLTEPYLGILKTWTGTDCCSNWYGINCDPTDSRVNDIILRGESEDKIFESGRTGYMTGSLSTSLCSLDRLTTLVVADWKAISGQIPACLTTLPHLRILDLVGNQISGEIPSDIGKLTKLTVLNVADNKISGKIPPSIVNLASLMHLDLSNNQLTGELPSDLGKLSMMSRALINKNQLTGSIPSSIAGIYRLADLDLSMNMLSGSIPAELGSMPVLSTLNLDSNRLSGAIPASLLSNSGLNILNLSRNGLEGLLPDVFTQRTYFSVLDLSFNKLKGAIPKSLSGSKFIGHLDLSNNRMCGSIPLGFPFDHLDASSFSNNDCLCGSPLMHVC, encoded by the coding sequence ATGAAACTTTCCGGCGTATTAGCGGTGGTAGCCCTCATTATTGCCGTCACGTCCACCTTGGTCCACTCATGCCCACCGTCGGACCGGGATGCATTGTTAGCTTTTAAGGCCGGTTTAACTGAACCGTATTTAGGCATTTTAAAAACATGGACCGGAACCGATTGTTGCAGTAACTGGTACGGTATTAACTGTGACCCGACTGATAGTCGAGTTAACGATATTATCCTACGTGGCGAATCCGAAGATAAGATATTCGAATCCGGTCGTACCGGTTACATGACCGGTTCACTTTCCACTTCGCTCTGTTCACTCGACCGTCTCACAACACTCGTCGTCGCCGACTGGAAAGCAATTTCCGGCCAGATTCCGGCGTGTCTGACAACCCTACCTCACTTACGTATCCTCGACCTTGTCGGAAACCAAATCTCCGGCGAAATACCTTCCGATATCGGGAAGTTAACTAAGCTCACCGTTCTTAACGTCGCCGACAACAAAATAAGCGGCAAAATACCGCCGTCGATTGTAAACCTCGCGAGTTTAATGCATTTAGATCTCAGCAACAATCAACTTACCGGCGAACTTCCGTCAGATCTCGGAAAACTGTCGATGATGAGCAGAGCTCTTATCAACAAAAATCAACTCACCGGATCAATTCCGTCGTCGATCGCCGGAATCTACCGGCTAGCTGACCTAGATCTGTCAATGAACATGTTATCCGGTTCAATTCCAGCTGAATTAGGTTCAATGCCGGTTTTATCAACGTTGAATCTAGATAGTAACAGGTTATCCGGTGCTATTCCGGCGAGTTTGTTAAGTAACTCCGGTTTAAACATTTTGAATTTGAGCCGGAATGGTCTAGAAGGTTTGTTACCAGATGTGTTTACTCAGCGAACATATTTTTCCGTACTTGATTTATCGTTTAATAAACTGAAAGGTGCTATTCCGAAATCGTTATCGGGGTCGAAGTTTATTGGACATTTGGATCTGAGTAATAATCGAATGTGTGGTTCGATTCCGTTAGGGTTTCCGTTTGATCACCTTGATGCGTCGTCGTTTAGTAATAATGATTGTTTGTGTGGTTCGCCGTTAATGCACGTCTGTTAG